From Perognathus longimembris pacificus isolate PPM17 chromosome 4, ASM2315922v1, whole genome shotgun sequence, one genomic window encodes:
- the Spata3 gene encoding spermatogenesis-associated protein 3: protein MKKVKKKKATARRRRDSTSPQASSDSSQQPSSEAAQPCPEPILPQPCPQQSHLEGSPQMSRPEPPPPEPTPQALPAPEPRLSTRCLLSSKADPSAVPPFWKAGPLAYTGLRSCSCSACPGSSACWRRLGLCHSRIFDVLLPRDCQAMSESGFPNLLTFYRRPSGKSAGRNSRAANPWDCCCGTWGPGSCLLHH, encoded by the exons ATGAAGAAGGTCAAGAAGAAAAAGGCCACCGCCAGGCGGCGCCGAGACTCCACCTCTCCACAAGCCAGCTCCGACTCCTCGCAGCAGCCCAGCTCCGAAGCTGCCCAGCCTTGCCCTGAACCCATCCTACCGCAACCCTGCCCACAACAGTCTCACCTCGAGGGCAGCCCTCAGATGTCCAGACCTGAGCCCCCCCCTCCAGAGCCCACGCCCCAAGCTCTCCCAGCTCCTGAACCCCGTCTCTCTACGCGGTGCCTATTAAGTTCAAAGGCCGATCCTTCAGCAGTTccaccattctggaaagcag GACCTCTGGCCTATACGGGCCTGCGCTCGTGCTCCTGCTCCGCCTGCCCGGGCAGCTCGGCTTGCTGGCGTCGCCTGGGGCTGTGCCACAGCCGCATCTTCGATGTCCTTCTGCCGCGGGACTGCCAGGCCATGTCAGAGAGCGGATTCCCAAACCTGCTCACCTTCTACAG AAGACCTTCAGGAAAATCCGCTGGACGCAACTCACGTGCTGCAAACCCTTGGGACTGTTGCTGTGGCACTTGGGGTCCTGGGAGCTGCCTACTACATCACTGA